One Onychostoma macrolepis isolate SWU-2019 chromosome 10, ASM1243209v1, whole genome shotgun sequence genomic region harbors:
- the LOC131548717 gene encoding LOW QUALITY PROTEIN: up-regulator of cell proliferation-like (The sequence of the model RefSeq protein was modified relative to this genomic sequence to represent the inferred CDS: inserted 4 bases in 2 codons) encodes MKKLLVNLGLAYYYDKKLTLHTVLQINKNSVTVPVQSLSNLPWLFLKRLMMLQRTARSVKCSSSDAAEDSESDDDQEAESDCPQSVNPLDILTAVFLCSDSFLQQEMIMKMSMCQFAIPLLLPNSDNNQITLMLWAMRDIVKKYRPHSLSDPIAFVEERIALSEIPLVSFVRLGRCNISKSEILNKLLSNPQQYTDTFVHFNMDCGNIGKTISDGLVEMAWYLPCGNKSIDVFPEPVAIANLRGDIQNFETQYSFLCEASTAVFVFFESQLLDSHFLSVPSQKSMPQLFFVGDSNNEIIKATVNELNLKKSNFIFKAKKNDADFVDKIQSKLQYAIKNNNNKMSVVRLAEIARNLGILVDEDAEECQRAKASADEITSKMNDIVQFKEEELPLQGQILMKLAKIEKEKCRLNKVGDKSVEDYESDLQIEKKKLREQQYRTDMSATMSCFISAISSPEKAYFLKWLRINLENRSHEVLPQLRELYKQKCQDVCGNETEITELDKKISNSSLGVEHFIREMSQIYEAAVSLSEDALYQKQLEHLPRLCAELLLEGFSLELVDGDSSNIPEKWLSSVFSELNTLVKPKNKIMVVTVLGVQSSGKSTLLNTMFGVQFAVSSGRCTRGAFMQLIKVTEECKAELNCDYIVIIDTEGLKSPELAQLDNSYEHDNELATLVVGLSDVTIVNIAMENSTEMKDILQIIVHAFLRMREIGKKHKCLFVHQNVADVSAHDSNMRDRKFLLEQLNEMTQAAAKMENKLEFKKFTDVMNYDTVTGDHYIPGLWHGNPPMAPVSTGYSESVYALKKHIMEIFRGYKPSDMNEFIRWTKDLWTAVKFEKFNFSFRNXKDAYMKXCTEYNTWDWTLRKQMHTWALEAETKILNYGKFENSEECNIEDFCCHLLQKAGVELSKGEEEISDKIQSYYEQGEGHVELVENYRQDFINSANSLKKELSNSITCKLDAALSRRNAMMKVEGIQKTYMDTMEKKVLDLLKLCRENKSDMSDPMLDEAFEKMWQKTVSTLSYTGLQKQDIMANVLLHVRKNLQSRGSSMAQHLDKVKDLDMYGQETFIAGKDKYRLTKWIYKSQIKIAQEMSDNLIRECWEFVEAKRESKDDYDDTYIREILNMIDETLKAHEDLKDYVELPLKLHICGFASREFQKIHNQFIQKNNPRTALENFKETYRCNFIDLYLERDQCQKTADEFMSKCIKPALEKYMSDVLGMKMADKMKTGENSRIFGTRTSFQIFVLKNLLDESKFETYLRFMKSYETFVKAFIFDKVREHFTAKNRMFKLEETLLDEVFSEITHAIEKAEQDSTINDIKGFIQVICRELQERLVIPRDVVDKINTLNNANPKKIAECLHCSLKDMDKSLKASLEKSGFESRIKHLQTKPQDVLFKRVQGCRELCPFCKAPCEAGGEAHSKHFVSIHRPEGLGRYRFEDSKKLVTDICTSSVHSDSRFKCRDTNDEWHPYKEYDKIYPDWHIDREPYIEPSAYWIYVMAQFNDRFAEEYDAKPADIPLSWNDITKIQADKSLK; translated from the exons ATGAAGAAACTCCTGGTAAATTTGGGTTTAGCATATTACTATGATAAGAAGCTCACTCTACACACAGTGCTGCAGATCAACAAGAACAGTGTCACAGTCCCTGTTCAGTCCCTTTCAAATCTGCCATGGCTCTTCTTGAAGAGACTGATGATGCTACAAAGGACAGCGAGGAGCGTTAAGTGCTCCTCATCAGATGCTGCAGAAGATTCAGAGAGTGATGATGATCAGGAAGCAGAATCAGACTGTCCTCAGTCAGTAAATCCTTTAGACATTTTAACTGCTGTGTTCCTTTGTTCTGACAGTTTTCTTCAGCAGGAAATGATCATGAAAATGTCTATGTGCCAGTTTGCCATTCCTCTGCTGCTTCCAAACAGTGATAACAATCAGATCACTCTTATGCTTTGGGCAATGAGAGATATTGTGAAAAAATACAGACCACACTCATTATCAGATCCAATTGCATTTGTGGAAGAAAGGATTGCTCTGTCAGAAATACCTTTAGTGTCTTTTGTGAGACTTGGTAGGTGCAACATTTCCAAATCAGAAATTCTGAATAAGCTGCTCAGCAATCCACAGCAGTACACTGATACCTTTGTGCACTTCAACATGGATTGTGGAAACATCGGTAAGACAATATCAGATGGCTTAGTTGAGATGGCCTGGTATCTTCCTTGTGGAAACAAGAGCATTGATGTCTTTCCTGAACCTGTAGCAATTGCCAACTTGAGAGGTGACATCCAGAACTTTGAAACACAGTACTCTTTTCTTTGTGAGGCTTCAACTGCTGTGTTTGTGTTCTTTGAATCTCAACTTTTAGATTCACATTTTCTTTCAGTCCCCAGTCAGAAATCTATGCCTCAATTATTTTTTGTGGGAGACTCCAACAACGAGATCATAAAAGCTACAGTGAATGAGCTCAATCTGAAGAAaagtaatttcatttttaaagccaAGAAGAATGATGCAGACTTTGTTGACAAAATTCAAAGCAAGTTGCAATATGCAATAAagaacaacaataacaaaatgtCAGTTGTTCGTTTAGCTGAGATTGCACGAAATCTGGGAATCTTGGTGGATGAGGATGCTGAAGAATGTCAGCGTGCCAAAGCAAGCGCAGATGAAATCACTTCAAAAATGAATGATATAGTGCAGTTCAAGGAGGAGGAACTTCCATTGCAAGGGCAAATCTTGATGAAATTGGCCAAGATAGAGAAGGAGAAATGCCGATTGAACAAAGTTGGGGATAAGAGTGTTGAGGACTACGAAAGTGACCTTCAGATTGAGAAAAAGAAGCTCAGAGAACAGCAATACAGAACAGACATGTCTGCTACTATGAGCTGCTTCATCAGCGCAATATCATCACCAGAAAAGGCCTACTTCTTAAAATGGTTGAGAATCAATTTGGAGAATCGCTCACATGAAGTACTGCCTCAACTCAGAGAACTGTACAAACAGAAATGTCAAGATGTTTGTGGCAACGAGACAGAAATAACTGAGCTTGATAAAAAGATTTCAAACAGTTCTTTAGGAGTGGAGCACTTCATTCGAGAGATGAGCCAGATTTACGAGGCTGCAGTCTCGCTCTCAGAAGATGCACTTTACCAAAAACAACTGGAACATTTACCTAGACTCTGTGCTGAACTACTGCTGGAAGGATTTTCACTTGAACTTGTGGATGGAGATTCTTCAAATATCCCTGAAAAATGGCTGTCTAGTGTGTTTTCTGAATTAAACACACTGGTGAAGCCCAAAAACAAGATTATGGTTGTCACAGTTTTGGGCGTCCAGAGTTCAGGGAAGTCAACGCTGCTGAACACCATGTTTGGAGTTCAGTTTGCAGTGAGCAGTGGAAGATGCACAAGAGGAGCCTTTATGCAGCTCATTAAAGTAACAGAAGAGTGTAAAGCAGAACTCAATTGTGATTATATAGTAATAATTGACACTGAGGGACTGAAATCCCCTGAGCTCGCACAACTGGACAACAGCTATGAACATGATAATGAGTTGGCAACTCTTGTGGTTGGACTGAGTGATGTAACAATTGTCAACATCGCCATGGAGAATTCAACAGAGATGAAGGACATTTTACAGATCATTGTTCATGCCTTCCTCAGGATGAGGGAAATAGGAAAGAAACACAAGTGTTTATTTGTACACCAGAATGTGGCTGATGTTTCAGCTCATGATTCAAACATGAGAGACCGTAAATTTCTGTTGGAGCAACTGAATGAAATGACACAAGCTGCAGCCAAAATGGAGAACAAATTGGAGTTCAAGAAATTTACAGATGTGATGAACTATGACACTGTGACGGGTGACCACTACATCCCTGGATTGTGGCATGGAAACCCCCCAATGGCACCAGTGAGTACTGGCTATAGTGAGTCTGTGTATGCTCTCAAAAAGCATATAATGGAGATTTTCAGAGGTTACAAGCCCAGTGACATGAATGAATTTATTAGATGGACCAAAGACTTGTGGACTGCTGTGAAATTTGAGAAATTCAACTTTAGCTTCAGAAA TAAAGATGCATACATGAA CTGCACAGAGTACAACACATGGGACTGGACACTGAGAAAGCAAATGCACACATGGGCATTAGAGGCTGAAACGAAGATCTTAAACTATGGAAAATTTGAAAACTCTGAGGAGTGCAACATTGAAGATTTCTGTTGTCATTTACTACAAAAAGCAGGTGTTGAGCTTTCAAAAGGAGAAGAAGAAATTTCTGACAAGATCCAGTCATACTATGAACAAGGAGAAGGTCACGTTGAACTTGTGGAAAACTATCGACAAGACTTTATAAACTCTGCCAACTCTTTGAAGAAAGAGCTTTCAAATTCCATCACATGCAAACTGGATGCAGCTCTTTCACGTCGAAATGCAATGATGAAGGTGGAAGGAATCCAAAAGACATACATGGACACAATGGAGAAAAAAGTGCTGGACTTGCTGAAACTCTGTCGTGAGAACAAGTCAGACATGTCAGACCCCATGCTGGATGAAGCATTTGAAAAGATGTGGCAGAAGACTGTCAGCACATTGTCATACACAGGGCTCCAGAAACAAGATATCATGGCAAATGTTCTTCTTCATGTGAGGAAAAATCTTCAATCTAGAGGAAGTTCAATGGCTCAACACTTAGACAAAGTGAAGGATTTAGACATGTATGGGCAAGAAACATTCATTGCTGGCAAAGACAAATACCGTTTGACCAAGTGGATTTACAAAAGTCAGATCAAGATAGCGCAAGAGATGTCCGACAACCTTATCAGGGAATGTTGGGAATTTGTTGAAGCAAAGAGAGAAAGTAAGGATGATTATGATGACACATACATCAGGGAAATTCTTAACATGATTGATGAGACACTTAAGGCTCATGAAGATTTAAAAGATTATGTTGAACTACCCCTTAAACTACACATCTGTGGCTTTGCGAGCAGAGAATTTCAAAAGATTCACAATCAATTCATCCAGAAAAACAACCCACGAACAGCCTTGGAGAACTTCAAAGAAACATACCGCTGTAACTTCATTGACCTTTACCTCGAACGAGACCAGTGTCAGAAGACAGCTGATGAATTCATGAGCAAATGCATAAAACCTGCTTTGGAAAAATACATGTCTGATGTTTTGGGCATGAAAATGGCAGACAAGATGAAGACTGGTGAAAACTCCAGAATTTTTGGAACAAGGACAtcttttcagatttttgtcTTGAAAAATCTTCTTGATGAATCTAAATTTGAAACATATTTGCGTTTCATGAAGTCATATGAAACTTTTGTCAAAGCCTTTATTTTTGACAAAGTCAGAGAGCACTTTACCGCCAAGAATCGAATGTTCAAATTAGAGGAAACGCTTCTGGATGAAGTCTTCAGTGAAATTACTCATGCAATTGAAAAGGCAGAGCAAGACTCAACTATAAATGACATCAAGGGATTCATCCAAGTCATCTGCAGGGAACTTCAAGAAAGACTTGTTATTCCCAGGGATGTAGTGGACAAAATCAACACACTGAACAATGCAAATCCAAAAAAAATTGCTGAATGCCTTCACTGTTCTCTGAAGGACATGGATAAATCACTGAAAGCTAGTTTGGAAAAATCAGGTTTTGAAAGCAGAATAAAGCATCTTCAAACCAAACCACAGGATGTGCTGTTCAAACGAGTGCAGGGCTGTCGGGAACTGTGTCCATTCTGTAAAGCACCATGTGAGGCAGGAGGAGAAGCCCACTCTAAACACTTTGTCTCAATTCACAGACCAGAAGGTCTCGGCCGCTACAGATTTGAAGATTCTAAAAAACTAGTGACAGACATCTGTACATCATCGGTACACAGCGACTCACGCTTTAAATGTCGTGACACCAATGATGAGTGGCATCCATATAAGGAATACGATAAAATCTATCCAGACTGGCATATTGATCGAGAGCCCTACATAGAGCCATCAGCATACTGGATATATGTGATGGCACAATTCAATGACCGGTTTGCTGAAGAGTATGATGCAAAACCTGCAGATATACCTTTATCCTGGAATGACATTACAAAGATCCAGGCAGATAAAAGCCTAAAGTAA